The following proteins are co-located in the Streptomyces sp. DT2A-34 genome:
- the rplU gene encoding 50S ribosomal protein L21: MYAIVRSGGRQHKVAVGDIVEVDKISTAKVGDTVELSTLLVVDGDAVTSDPWVLAGIKVQAEVVDHHKGQKIDILRYKNKTGYRRRQGHRQQYTAIKVTEIPAAAK, encoded by the coding sequence GTGTACGCCATCGTGCGCAGCGGTGGTCGCCAGCACAAGGTTGCTGTCGGCGACATCGTTGAGGTTGACAAGATTTCCACTGCCAAGGTTGGCGACACGGTCGAGCTCTCGACCCTGCTCGTTGTCGACGGCGACGCTGTGACCAGTGACCCGTGGGTGCTGGCCGGCATCAAGGTCCAGGCCGAGGTCGTGGACCACCACAAGGGCCAGAAGATCGACATTCTGCGCTACAAGAACAAGACCGGCTACCGCCGTCGTCAGGGCCACCGCCAGCAGTACACGGCGATCAAGGTCACTGAGATCCCCGCGGCTGCGAAGTAA
- a CDS encoding FG-GAP-like repeat-containing protein, translated as MASRSRRRRLLSRRRRLVLATGVTLVAGALAVPAVNAATTEATATTPSTKRLHDDFNGDGYPDLAIGAPGTTVNTQAGAGAVSVLYGSASGLSTSRKQVLKGPGVPDPEAWEGLYGTYLESADLDGDGYADLVSFMKAYMMDVEDGYAVEVNWGGPSGLSATMTRLTWAPQGRPWNGRFTVADVDGDKHPDLVTLSNDNWMSGEPDGADSPHGTVFHGPFDRDGRPAKKDYFRVNPEDPQNYQAITAGDVNGDGIADLAVRSTFVDESDSRGVELLLGGADGFTYKGLLKDAQGRIVGGEDVEIGDLNKDGYGDIVVGHSDDSYDSDVELPTKGGALAVVHGGPGGVSTTREPVWINQDTAGVPGAGERGDGMGSGLSIGDTNGDGYLDVATGLPGEDFDGLTDAGTVLVLRGSANGLTATGYKAFSQNTSGVPGTAEKLDRFGAQTALVDANADKKDGLMVGDPAENANNGSVWVFSAGSGGITAVGSFSFGSATMGLPATGAKFGAALAD; from the coding sequence ATGGCTTCACGTTCTCGCCGCCGCAGGCTTCTCTCCCGCCGCAGACGGCTGGTCCTCGCCACCGGCGTCACGCTCGTCGCCGGTGCGCTGGCGGTGCCCGCCGTCAACGCCGCCACCACCGAGGCCACGGCCACCACGCCGAGCACCAAGCGGCTGCACGACGACTTCAACGGGGACGGGTATCCCGACCTGGCGATCGGCGCACCGGGCACCACCGTGAACACCCAGGCCGGCGCCGGGGCGGTGAGCGTTCTGTACGGCTCGGCGAGCGGCCTGTCGACCTCCCGCAAGCAGGTGCTGAAGGGCCCGGGCGTCCCGGACCCGGAGGCATGGGAGGGGCTGTACGGCACGTACTTGGAGAGTGCGGACCTCGACGGGGACGGGTACGCCGATCTGGTCTCGTTCATGAAGGCCTACATGATGGATGTCGAGGACGGCTATGCGGTCGAGGTCAACTGGGGTGGACCCAGCGGCCTTTCGGCCACCATGACAAGGCTCACCTGGGCTCCGCAGGGCCGCCCCTGGAACGGCCGGTTCACGGTGGCCGACGTGGACGGCGACAAGCACCCGGACCTGGTGACCCTGAGCAACGACAACTGGATGAGCGGGGAGCCCGACGGGGCGGACAGCCCGCACGGCACGGTGTTCCACGGCCCGTTCGACCGCGACGGCCGGCCCGCGAAGAAGGACTACTTCCGCGTCAATCCCGAGGACCCCCAGAACTACCAGGCGATCACGGCCGGCGACGTCAACGGCGACGGCATCGCCGACCTCGCCGTGCGGTCCACCTTCGTCGACGAGTCCGACTCGCGCGGGGTCGAGCTGCTCCTGGGCGGCGCCGACGGCTTCACCTACAAGGGCCTGCTCAAGGACGCCCAGGGCCGCATCGTCGGCGGCGAGGACGTCGAGATCGGCGACCTGAACAAGGACGGGTACGGCGACATAGTCGTCGGTCACTCCGACGACAGCTACGACAGCGACGTCGAACTGCCCACGAAGGGCGGCGCGTTGGCCGTCGTCCACGGCGGCCCGGGCGGCGTCTCCACCACCCGCGAGCCGGTGTGGATCAACCAGGACACCGCCGGTGTGCCGGGCGCCGGCGAGCGCGGCGACGGCATGGGCTCGGGGCTGTCCATCGGCGACACCAACGGCGACGGCTACCTCGACGTGGCGACCGGGCTACCCGGCGAGGACTTCGACGGCCTCACCGACGCGGGCACCGTGCTCGTGCTGCGGGGCAGCGCGAACGGCCTGACCGCCACCGGATACAAGGCGTTCAGCCAGAACACCAGCGGCGTGCCCGGCACCGCCGAGAAGCTGGACCGCTTCGGCGCGCAGACCGCCCTGGTCGACGCCAACGCCGACAAGAAGGACGGCCTGATGGTGGGCGACCCCGCCGAGAACGCCAACAACGGTTCGGTGTGGGTCTTTTCGGCCGGCTCCGGCGGCATCACCGCCGTCGGTTCCTTCTCGTTCGGCTCGGCCACCATGGGCCTGCCCGCGACCGGCGCCAAGTTCGGTGCCGCACTGGCGGACTGA
- the rpmA gene encoding 50S ribosomal protein L27 → MAHKKGASSTRNGRDSNAQRLGVKRFGGQVVNAGEILVRQRGTHFHPGAGVGRGGDDTLFALNAGAVQFGTHRGRKVVNIVPVA, encoded by the coding sequence ATGGCACACAAGAAGGGCGCATCGTCCACCCGTAACGGTCGTGACTCCAACGCTCAGCGCCTCGGCGTGAAGCGCTTCGGCGGTCAGGTCGTCAACGCGGGCGAGATCCTGGTCCGTCAGCGCGGCACCCACTTCCACCCCGGTGCGGGCGTCGGCCGTGGCGGCGACGACACGCTGTTCGCGCTCAACGCCGGTGCGGTGCAGTTCGGCACCCACCGTGGCCGCAAGGTCGTGAACATCGTTCCGGTCGCCTGA
- the obgE gene encoding GTPase ObgE — MTTFVDRVELHVAAGSGGHGCASVHREKFKPLGGPDGGNGGRGGDVILTVDQSITTLLDYHHSPHRKATNGKPGEGGNRSGKDGQDLVLPVPDGTVVLDRAGNVLADLVGHGTSYVAAQGGRGGLGNAALASARRKAPGFALLGEPGDLQDIVLELKTVADVALVGYPSAGKSSLISVLSAAKPKIADYPFTTLVPNLGVVTAGSTVYTIADVPGLIPGASQGKGLGLEFLRHVERCSVLVHVLDTATLESDRDPVSDLDIIEAELREYGGLDNRPRIVVLNKIDVPDGKDLAEMVRPDLEARGYRVFEVSAVAHIGLKELSFALAELVGKARAAKPKEEATRIVIRPKAVDDAGFTVTREEADGEPLFRVRGEKPERWVRQTDFSNDEAVGYLADRLNRLGVEEELMKAGARSGDGVAIGPEENAVVFDWEPTLVSGAEMLGRRGEDHRFEAPRPAAQRRRDKQAERDDAEQEFDDFEPF; from the coding sequence ATGACCACCTTCGTGGACCGCGTCGAACTGCATGTCGCCGCGGGTAGCGGAGGTCACGGCTGTGCCTCCGTCCACCGTGAGAAGTTCAAGCCGCTCGGCGGGCCCGACGGCGGCAACGGCGGACGTGGTGGTGACGTGATCCTCACCGTCGACCAGTCGATCACCACGCTGCTCGACTACCACCACTCCCCGCACCGCAAGGCCACCAACGGCAAGCCCGGCGAGGGCGGCAACCGCTCCGGCAAGGACGGCCAGGACCTGGTCCTTCCCGTGCCGGACGGCACCGTCGTCCTCGACAGGGCCGGCAACGTCCTCGCCGACCTGGTCGGGCACGGCACGTCGTACGTCGCCGCGCAGGGCGGCCGGGGCGGGCTCGGCAACGCGGCGCTGGCGTCGGCGCGGCGCAAGGCGCCGGGGTTCGCGCTGCTCGGCGAGCCGGGGGACCTGCAGGACATCGTCCTGGAGCTGAAGACGGTCGCCGACGTGGCGCTGGTCGGGTACCCGAGCGCTGGCAAGTCCTCGCTGATCTCCGTGCTGAGCGCCGCCAAGCCGAAGATCGCGGACTACCCCTTCACCACCCTCGTGCCCAACCTCGGTGTGGTGACCGCCGGTTCGACCGTGTACACCATCGCCGACGTCCCCGGGCTCATCCCGGGCGCCAGCCAGGGCAAGGGCCTCGGCCTGGAGTTCCTGCGGCACGTCGAGCGGTGCAGTGTGCTGGTGCATGTCCTGGACACCGCGACGCTGGAGTCCGACCGCGACCCTGTCTCCGACCTGGACATCATCGAGGCGGAGCTGCGGGAGTACGGCGGGCTCGACAACCGGCCGCGGATCGTCGTGCTGAACAAGATCGACGTACCGGACGGCAAGGACCTCGCCGAGATGGTGCGGCCGGACCTGGAGGCCCGTGGCTACCGGGTCTTCGAGGTGTCGGCGGTGGCGCACATCGGGCTGAAGGAGCTGTCGTTCGCGCTGGCCGAGCTGGTGGGCAAGGCGCGCGCCGCGAAGCCGAAGGAAGAGGCGACGCGGATCGTGATCCGGCCGAAGGCCGTCGACGACGCGGGCTTCACCGTGACGCGCGAGGAAGCCGACGGTGAGCCGCTGTTCCGGGTGCGCGGCGAGAAGCCCGAGCGCTGGGTACGGCAGACCGACTTCAGCAACGACGAGGCCGTCGGCTACCTCGCCGACCGGCTCAACCGCCTCGGTGTGGAAGAGGAGTTGATGAAGGCGGGGGCACGCTCCGGTGACGGCGTCGCCATCGGGCCCGAGGAGAACGCCGTCGTCTTCGACTGGGAGCCGACGCTGGTGTCCGGGGCGGAGATGCTGGGTCGCCGGGGTGAGGACCATCGGTTCGAGGCGCCGAGGCCGGCTGCGCAGCGTAGGCGTGACAAGCAGGCCGAACGGGACGATGCGGAGCAGGAGTTCGACGACTTCGAGCCGTTTTAG
- a CDS encoding FG-GAP and VCBS repeat-containing protein, translating into MPLPASHRTRRAVVLAVALLSAVCGALPVAQAHAQAQQPRSAASAEGVRQDFNGDGYEDLATGSPLAVVGGRKAAGYVAVVYGSAHGLDLASKKVLTQASPGIPGTPEVDDRFGAHLITGDLDGDGYTDLVVPATGEDWTWGGEARTNSQTVLWGSAVGLSGGTILQPGRAFATHYSIPGDFDGDGHLDLALPGGVRFGPFTREGLPARTQGISVSEHDDSLLEMAAGDVDGDGLTDLVSLTMPADWEPGDQSSGHNLNYLHATRDGFEPLTVLRNGRGDKIEGGEDIELGDVNGDGRDDLVFGRPRPANGNEEPSDPSQYGSRVGVVLGTAQGLPSGDPRMIDQDTPGVPGVGEAGDLFGASVKVGDVNGDGYADIVAGNPYEDFAGVQDAGTVAVIPGGASGPTGAGSKVFSQNTAGVPGAAERRDYFSEAVTLLDGDGDGRADLVVGAPGENTNAGSVWAFRSTASGVTTTGSLAFGAKALGTTPDSARLGAEFPR; encoded by the coding sequence GTGCCCTTGCCTGCCTCGCACAGAACACGGCGTGCTGTCGTCCTCGCGGTCGCCCTGCTCTCCGCCGTCTGCGGTGCTCTGCCCGTGGCGCAGGCACACGCACAGGCGCAGCAGCCGCGGTCGGCGGCTTCGGCTGAGGGTGTGCGGCAGGACTTCAACGGCGACGGGTACGAAGATCTCGCCACGGGCTCCCCGCTCGCCGTGGTCGGCGGGAGGAAGGCGGCCGGTTACGTCGCCGTCGTGTACGGCTCGGCGCACGGGCTGGACCTCGCGAGCAAGAAGGTCCTCACGCAGGCCTCGCCGGGGATTCCCGGCACACCCGAGGTGGACGACCGCTTCGGCGCCCATCTCATCACCGGCGACCTGGACGGCGACGGCTACACCGACCTGGTGGTACCGGCGACCGGCGAGGACTGGACGTGGGGCGGGGAGGCGCGCACGAACAGCCAGACCGTGCTGTGGGGTTCCGCCGTGGGCCTGTCCGGCGGAACGATCCTCCAGCCGGGGCGGGCCTTCGCCACCCACTACAGCATCCCGGGCGACTTCGACGGCGACGGCCACCTGGACCTGGCCCTGCCGGGGGGCGTGCGGTTCGGCCCCTTCACCCGGGAGGGCCTGCCCGCCCGGACCCAGGGCATCTCTGTCTCCGAGCACGACGACTCGCTGCTGGAGATGGCGGCCGGGGATGTCGACGGTGACGGCCTCACCGATCTCGTCTCGCTGACCATGCCGGCCGACTGGGAGCCGGGCGACCAGAGTTCGGGCCACAACCTCAACTATCTCCACGCCACCCGGGACGGCTTCGAACCGCTCACCGTGCTGCGGAACGGCCGGGGCGACAAGATCGAGGGCGGCGAGGACATCGAGCTCGGCGACGTGAACGGCGACGGCCGCGACGACCTCGTCTTCGGCCGGCCCCGCCCGGCCAACGGCAACGAGGAGCCGAGCGACCCGAGCCAGTACGGCTCACGGGTCGGCGTCGTCCTGGGCACCGCGCAGGGCCTGCCGTCCGGGGATCCGCGCATGATCGACCAGGACACCCCAGGCGTACCCGGCGTCGGCGAGGCGGGTGACCTCTTCGGCGCGTCCGTGAAGGTGGGCGACGTGAACGGCGACGGCTACGCCGACATCGTGGCCGGCAACCCCTACGAGGACTTCGCCGGAGTGCAGGACGCGGGCACGGTCGCCGTGATCCCGGGCGGGGCGTCCGGCCCGACCGGCGCCGGTTCGAAGGTGTTCAGCCAGAACACGGCGGGAGTCCCCGGCGCCGCAGAGCGCCGTGACTACTTCAGCGAGGCCGTCACCCTGCTCGATGGCGACGGCGACGGGCGTGCAGACCTTGTCGTCGGCGCCCCCGGCGAGAACACGAACGCCGGCTCGGTGTGGGCGTTCCGCTCCACCGCCTCCGGGGTCACCACCACGGGGTCGCTCGCCTTCGGCGCCAAGGCGCTCGGCACGACGCCGGACAGCGCCCGGCTGGGTGCCGAGTTCCCGCGCTGA